TCGCTCGCAGAGGTGCGATCCGATGAACCCGGCGCCCCCGGTCACGAGGATGCGGCTGTTCCTGTAGTTTTCAAACGGCATGGTCGGTTCCAGCTGGGTCGCGGGACGGTCTTGCCCCGGTGCGGCGGGCAGAGTGGTATCGGCTACGGGCGAAAACGCCAATAGCTTTGCAAGAGGGTAATTAAATACCTCTTGACATCGAAAGTTGCTTGAGAGCCGATGATTTTCCAGGTCTCGCCACTTCGTATAGAAGCCGTCGGGAATACGCGGGGAGCGGGCCTCCCGTTCGGAGCAAACGAATGAAAGTCGTAATTCTTGCAGGGGGCCTCGGCACGCGAATCGCGGAGGAGACCAGCACGCGACCAAAGCCGATGGTGGAGATCGGCGGGCGGCCCATCTTGTGGCACATCATGAAGATCTACAGCCATTACGGCTTCCATGATTTCGTGATCTGCCTTGGCTACAAGGGCTTCATGATCAAGGAGTACTTCGCGAACTATTTCCTGCACATGTCCGACGTGACCTTTCACATCGCCGAGAACCGGATGGAAGTGCATCGCGAAACCGCCGAGCCGTGGCGGGTCACGCTGGTGGACACCGGCGAGGACACCCAGACCGGCGGCCGGTTGAAGCGGGTGCTGTCCTACGTCGCGGACGAGCCCTTCTTCGCATTGACCTATGGCGACGGTGTCGCCGACATCGACCTTGCCGCCGAGATCGCTTTCCACAAGGCGCATGGGCGCCGCGCCACCGTTTCGGTGGTGCGGCCGGCCAAGCGCTTCGGCGCGATCGCGATCGAGGGTGACCGGGTCGTCAATTTCGAGGAAAAGCCCAATGACGATGGCGGCTGGATCAATGGCGGTTTCTTTCTATTGTCGCCATCGGTCGGCGAGCTGATCGCAGACGACAACACGATCTGGGAGCGCGAGCCGATGGAGCAACTGGTGCGCGGTGACGATCTGCGCGCCTATGTGCATCCCGGCTTCTGGCACCCGATGGACTCGCTGCGCGATCGCAACTTCCTCGAGGGCGAATGGGCCAGCAACCGCGCCAAATGGAGGATCTGGTGACGGATCCGGCATTCTGGCGCGGCAAGAAGGTCTTCCTCACCGGCCACACCGGCTTCAAGGGGGCGTGGGCCTCGCTGCTGCTGCGCCGTCTCGGGGCTGACGTCTACGGCTATGCGCTGCCGCCGACACACCAATCCGCGCTGTTCATCACGGCTCGCATCGCCGACGACATCAGGCACCGCGTGGCCGACATCCGCGATCTCCCGACCTTGCGCGCCGCAATGGCGGAGGCCGAGCCCGATATCGTCATCCATATGGCGGCGCAAGCGCTGGTTCGCCCCTCCTATGAAGAGCCTGTCGAGACCTTCGCGACCAACGTGATGGGCACGGTGCATGTGCTGGAGGCGGCGCGGCATCTGCGCTCGGTGCAGGTGATCCTGAACGTCACCAGCGACAAGTGCTACGAGAACAACGGTACAGGCGCCGCCTTCGGCGAGGGCGACCGGCTCGGCGGTGACGATCCCTACAGCAACAGCAAGGCCTGTGCCGAGCCGGGCTCGCTTGCTTTCATGTCAACCTATCGTCTGAACCATCTGCTGGCGCCGCGTTCAGTCGCGCTCGTCGGTGCGAGCGCCCGTCCGGCCTCCGTCGGACGCGCTGTCCTGGAGAACATTCACAAGGCCGAATTCAAGGGACGGTTCGGCCTCGTCAATCCGCGCCATGCCGAAATCGGCGGCGTCGCCGCGGTGAAGAGTCTGGACCGGTTGGACTTCGTGCCCGAGCTCGTGGTCATCACGGCGCCAGCGCGCGAGATTCCCGCCATCATCGACCAGGCCGGGCGTCGCGGCTCGGCGGGCGCATTGATCGTTTCGGCCGGGCTTGGCCATGGACCGGGATCTCTGTACGAGGCTGCGATCACCGCGGCCCGCAAATACGGCATGCGGCTGATCGGACCGAACTGTCTTGGCATCATGATGCCGGGGGTCAGCCTCAATGCTAGCTTTGCGGCGCATATGCCGGGGGCGGGCAGCCTCGCACTGATCTCGCAATCGGGCGCGATCGCTGCCGGCATGGTGGACTGGGCTGCGCAGCGCGGCGTCGGCTTCTCCGGCATCGTCTCGATCGGCGATCAGATCGACGTCGATCTTGCCGATCTGCTCGACTATTTCGCGATGGATCACAAGACGCGCGCGATCCTTCTCTACATCGAGTCCATCAAGGATGCGCGCAAATTCATGTCGGCGGCGCGTGCCGCCGCGCGCGTGAAGCCCGTCGTCGTGGTGAAGTCCGGCCGCATGGCGCAGGGCGCGAAGGCGGCGGCCACGCATACCGGCGCGCTCGCCGGCGCCGACGCCGTGTATGACGCGGCGTTCCGCCGGGCGGGTGTGGTGCGGGTCTCCGATCTGCGTGAGCTGTTCGATTGCGCCGAGACACTCGGCCGAGTCGAATCGCCCGCGGGGAAGCGTCTCGCTATTCTGACCAACGGTGGCGGGATCGGCGTCCTCGCCGTCGATCGATTGGTCGAGCTCGGCGGAATCCCGGCGACCATCTCGGCTGAGGCGCGCAAGACGCTCGACGCGGTCCTGCCGCCGACCTGGTCCGGGGCAAACCCCGTCGATATCGTGGGCGACGCCGACGCCTCGCGCTACGCGGCGGCTTTGGAGGTGCTGCTGGCCGATCGCGACAATGATGCGGTCCTGGTCCTCAACGTGCAAACGGCGATTGCCTCGGCGGCCGACATCGCGACGACCGTGACGAACCTTGTCGGAAAATATCGCGAGGAGCATCGTCGCTGGGCGAAGCCCGTATTGGCGGCCTGGGTTGGAGCCGATCAGCACATCATTCAGGCGCTTTCCGGCGCCGGTATGCCGAACTACCCGACCGAAGACGACGCCGTGCGCGGCTTCATGCATCTGGTCCGACACCGCGAAGTGGTAGAGGAGCTGAGCCAGGTTCCTCCCGCGATGCCTGATACGTTCGTTCCGGACGCCCGGGAAGCGAGGCAGATCGTCATCGCCGCGATTGCGGACGGCCGCGAATGGCTCGAGCCTGTCGAGATCAAGAACCTGCTCGAAGCCTACGACATCGCGATGGTCCCGACCTATGCGGCAGCCGATGTCGAGCAGGCGGTGAGCTACGCAAAGGAGATCTTTGCACAGGGCGGCACCGTGGTGCTGAAGATCATGTCGCGGGACATCATCCACAAATCCGATGTCGGCGGTGTCGTTCTCAATCTGACGACGCCCGAGGCCGTGCGAGCGGCCACGTCCGACATTCTCGCCCGGGCGAGAAAGCTGCGGCCCGAGGCCCGCATTGGCGGCGTCATCGTCCAGGCGATGGTCGTCAAGGCGAAGGCGCGCGAACTCATCCTGGGCCTCGCCGACGATCCGACTTTCGGCACCGTGGTCGTCTTCGGCCGTGGTGGCACCGCGGTCGAGATCATCAACGACAAGGCGCTTGCGCTGCCGCCGCTCGATTTGCAACTGGCCCGCGACCTGATCGACCGCACCCGCGTGTCGCGGTTGCTGCCTGCTTATCGGGACGTGCCGGCGGTGAAGCCAGATGCCGTCGCCATGGTGCTGGTCAAGCTCGCGCAGATGGCGGCCGACATTCCCGAGATCCGCGAATTCGACATCAATCCGCTGCTGGCGGACGAAACCGGCGTGACCGCGGTGGATGCCCGCGTCGCGGTCGGGCCGCCGCAACGGAAGTTTGTCGGCTCCGGCCCGGCCAATTTCGCCGTTCGCGCCTATCCGTCGCAATGGGAGCGCCGCCTCAAGGTCAAGGACGACTGGCGCATCTTCGTGCGGCCGTTGCGTCCCGAGGACGAGCCGACCATCCACGAATTCCTGCGCCACGTCACGGCGCACGACCTTCGCCTGCGTTTCTTCGCGCCGATGAAGGAGTTTACCCACGAGTTCATCGCACGCCTCACCCAGCTCGACTATGCGCGCGCGATGGCCTTCATTGCATTCGACGAGGCCACCGGCGAAATGGTCGGCGTGGTCCGGCTCCATTCGGACTCGATCTACGAGAGCGGCGAATACGCGATCCTGCTGCGATCCGATCTCAAGGGCAGGGGGCTCGGCTGGGCCCTCATGCAGCTGATCATCGACTACGCCAAGTCGGAAGGTCTGAAGGTCATATCGGGCGACGTGCTCAAGGAGAACATCGTAATGCTCGAAATGTGCCGGGACCTCGGCTTCGAGGTCAAGCCGGATCCCGCCGAGCCAGATATCTGCGACGTCAAGCTGAAGCTCTGAGCGCGCTCTAGGAGCCCGCTTCAGTCGACGTTGCGGCAGACTTCCTGGCCGTTGTGCGCAAGTTCTTGACGATGATCGCGATCAACGGCACCAGCACAGGCACGATCGTGCTGAGCGGATGATGCACGGCGCCCGACACCTGGGCCTGGAGGGCTCGCGCTTCGAGCTGGAGAGCCTCGATGGAGGTGTCGTGAATTTCGCTGGCTAGTTCGAGGTCGCGCCCTGACGGAGCGCGGCCGGCGATCGCGAAGAGAACAGCCGCAATGGCAAAATTGACGGCGCCGAGGATGGCCGCCGCGGCAATCGCACTCCAGATCTGGACCAGCGCGAAATAGGCAGACAGCTCCAACATCAGAAGCCCGAACGCCGCGATCAGCGCCGCAAAGGCGCGCAGGCCGAGGCCGATCAACAGATGGCGCAGCCTGATGTCCGCGATGATCCGGTCGGTGCGCCACAGCGCGCGCAGATGTTTGACCACATTCTCGGTATTCACTTAGTGTCTCCTCAGCATGAAGCCGACAATCACGCCGAGTGCGAACGCGGAGGCGAGCGATGTGATCGGGCGCTCCGCGATGAGCCCCTGAAGCTGCTCCTGCTCGTCGTCGACGGTCTCGCCGAGTTCGGTGAGCGCGGCCCGGATCTGATCGGCGAGCGCCTCGGCGCGATCCTTCGAGCTCTCGAACATCTCTTCGCCGGCGGTGCTCAGCAAGCGTGTGACATCGACCTTCAGCGCCCGCAGTTCTTCGCTCATCCCGTCACTGTTGAACATGGACTTGGTATCCCCATTGAACGTGAGCAAGCCTAGGACCCGCGCGCGCGATCGCGCTTGATTTGCGTCAATCCGCGGCGTGGTCCGGGTCTTGAGACAGGTCAAGCCGGCGGCCATATGCTGGCCTAGAAATGCTGTCTGACTGGGGGCCAATTGCCCCGATGAGGTGGAACGCGTGAACCACGAACCGCTGTTGCTCGCAACGCCGTCCGGCGACGTGCTGAACTTGCGTCCCGAAGGGCCCTGGACCGCCGCGAATGTGGTCACGCTCGAGACGTTGTCGCGGTCGGTGGGACCCGACGTCGATCGGTCGCGCGTCGTCACCATGGACATGTCGGGCGTCAGCGCGCTCGACACGCTCGGGGCCTGGGTCCTGGAAAAGCTGTCTCGCAGGGCTTCGTCATCCGGCAGATCGACCGAGTTCGTCGGTGTCGCCGATCATTTCAGTGGGCTGATGGACGAGGTACGTCAGGTCAACCGCAATGCGCCGGCGCCGACGGCTGCGCCCAATCCGGTGCTGGCGAGGCTCGGCGATTTCGGAAAATCTACGGTTGGCGCGCGGGAAGACGTCACGATCTTCCTCCAGATGCTCGGCGCATTGTTCATGGCGGTGATCGGTGTGCTGCGACGGCCGCGTTCGCTGCGGTTGACGTCGCTGGTGTATCAGCTTTACCGCATCGGGTGGCAGGCGATTCCCATCGTCGCGCTGATCACCTTCCTGATCGGCGCCATCATCGCCCAGCAGGGCTTCTTCCATTTCCGCAGATTCGGCGCGGAGTCCTACACCGTCGACATGGTCGGCATCCTGGTGCTGCGTGAGCTCGGCGTGCTGATCGTCGCCATCATGGTCGCCGGCCGGTCGGGAAGCGCCTACACCGCCGAGCTCGGCTCGATGAAGATGCGCGAGGAGATCGACGCGCTCTCGACCATGGGGCTCGATCCCGTCGAAGTCCTGATCCTGCCGCGCGTTCTGGCCCTCATCATTGCGCTGCCGATTCTCACCTTCATCGGATCGATTGCCGCGCTCTATGGCGGCGGTCTCGTCGCGCAGTTCTATGGCGACATGGGGCCGGCGATCTACATCGCGCGGCTGCACGAGGCCATCACAGTCACACATTTCGAGGTGGGCATCCTGAAGGCGCCGTTCATGGCGCTGGTGATCGGGATCGTGGCCTGCAGCGAGGGATTGCGCGTCAAGGGCAGCGCGGAGTCGCTCGGACGGCAGACCACGACGTCGGTGGTGAAGTCGATCTTCCTGGTGATCGTGCTCGACGGCCTGTTCGCGATCTTCTTCGCGTCGATCGGAATGTGACGATGGATGCATCGCAAGACCAGTTCGCGATCCGCGTTCGCGACCTCGTGGTCGGCTTCGGCCGCCAGATCGTGCTCGACCATCTGTCGCTCGACGTCCGCCGGGGCGAGATCCTGGGGCTGGTGGGGGCGTCCGGCGGCGGCAAATCGGTGCTGATGCGGACCATCATTGGCCTCATTCCGCGCCAGGGCGGGGCCATCGAAGTCATGGGACAACCCACCGGTGGTCACGGCCGCGGCGCAGCCACGACATGGGGCATCCTGTTTCAGCAGGGCGCGCTGTTCTCCTCGCTGACGGTCCGCCAGAACGTCCAGTTTCCCTTGCGTGAAAATCTCGTCCTGTCGCAGGAGCTGATGGACGAGATTGCGATCGCCAAGCTCGAAATGGTGGGCTTGCGCGCCCAGGACGCGGACAAATATCCGGCGGAGCTGTCCGGCGGCATGACCAAGCGCGTGGCACTGGCGCGCGCGCTCGCGCTCGATCCGCCGATCCTGTTCCTCGATGAGCCGACATCCGGCCTCGATCCGATCGCCGCGGGCGATTTCGACGCGCTGATCAAGACGCTGCAGAAGACGCTGGGGCTGACCGTGTTCATGGTCACTCACGACCTTGCGAGCCTGACCACGGTCTGCGACCGCGTCGCCGCGCTCGCCGACGGCAAGATCGTGGCGATCGGCCCGATGCGCGAATTGCTGCAATCCGAGCATCCCTGGGTGCGCGCCTATTTCCACGGCAAGCGCTCGCAGATGCTGCAACACGAGATGAGATGAGACATGGAAACCCGCGCTCCCTACGTGCTGATCGGCAGTTTCGTGCTGGCCGCGATCCTCGCGGTGTTCGGCTTCGTCTATTGGCTGAACAACACCGGCGGCATCGGGCCGCGCACGAACTACCACGTGCAATTCCAGGGGCCGGTCCCGGGACTTCTGGTCGGCGCCGGCGTGCTGTTCAATGGTATTCGTGTCGGGGAGGTGACCCAGCTCGGGCTCGCGCCTGACAACCCGCGCTTCGTCAACGCGACGATCTCGGTTGCCACCGCCACTCCGGTGCGTTCCGACACCAAGGTCGGTCTCGAATTCCAGGGTCTGACCGGCGTGCCGGTGGTGACGCTGGAAGGCGGTGTGATCATGGCCAAGTCCGGCGAGCCCCTGACCCTGATCGCCGAGGCCGGCGCCGGTCAAAGCATGACCCAGGCCGCGCGCGATGCCCTGCGGCGGGTCGACACCGTCCTCGAGGACAATTCCGGTCCGCTGAAGGACACGATAGCCAATCTGAAGACGTTCTCCGATGGGCTGGCGCGCAACACCGGCAAGATCGACGGCATTCTGGCGGGCCTGGAGAAGATGACCGGCGGCGGTACGCCTGCGCAGAAGGTCACCTACGACCTGCACTCGCCGCAGAACCTCGGTCCGGCCGGCAAGACGCTCATGGCGTCGCTGGCCATTCCCGAGCCGAGCGCGGTCGCAATGCTGCAGACCCAGCGCATGCTGTTCGCGCCCGCCGGGGACAGACCGGGCTTTGCGGACTTCCTCTGGTCCGACAGCATTCCGAAATTGTTCCAGGCGCGCCTGATCGACAGCTTCGAGAATTACGACATCGCTCACGCCCCGCTGCGCACGTCCGACCTCGGCCAGGCGGATTATCAGCTCCTGATCGACATTCGGCGCTTTCGGATTGCCACGGAGGGTGAGCCACGGGTCGAGATCGGAGTGTCGGCGCGGATCGTCGACAAGAACGGCAAGGTGGTCGCCTCGCGCCTGGTCGAGACCAGCGAAAAGCTCGACAAGGTCGAGCCGGCCGCCTCAGTCGCCGCCTTCGACGCGGCCTTTGCCCGCATCGCCAAGGAGCTGATCGGGTGGACCGTGCAGGCGGTGTGACGCCTATTGCAGCGTCTTCAGGTAGGACAGAAGGTCGTGGATCTGGTCTGGACTGAGCTCGAAGGCGGGCATGTCGGCGTGACCGGTGTAGATCCCTTCGGCCAGCGCCTCACCGAGGGTCTCGATCGGATACCACCGATGCAGGGTGCGCAGCGGCGGCGCGCCCTCGAGCGGACTGCGGGAAACGCGGTCGATCGCGTGACAGCGTGCGCAGTTGGCCCGCGCAAAGGCCTTGCCGCGCTGTTCGGCGGTGGGAGCCGCCAGCGCAGGCGTAATCAGAAGCAGCCCAATCAGGCCGTGACGCAGGGCGCCTTGCAGCATGGAAAGTGATCCTGTCGAACGCTGGATGCAGAATAAGACGGGGATGCCACCCGAATTTGATCTGAGTCAACTGGCTTTGGCGCAGTGCAGTAAAATGCAGATGCGTGGCCGGCTCGGCCGGGGGGCGGAGCTGGATCGACGCGAGGAGCGGTGGATGAAGCCTTCCGTGGTCACGATTGAGCCGAGCGGGCACTTCTGCGACGATTGCGCCGTGCGAGGAGCGGCGGTTTGTTCGTCACTGGATGCGGCCGAGCTCAGGGAGTTCGAACATCTGGGACGCCGCGTTCATTTTGGCTCCGGCGAGACCGTGTTCTCCGAGGAGGACATCACCAGTTCGTTCTACAACGTTCTCGAAGGCGTCATGCGTCTGTACAAGCTGCTGCCCGACGGCCGGCGACAGATCGTGGGCTTTGCCTTGCCCGGCGATTTCCTGGGGATGAATTTGTCCGGCCGGCACAATTTTTCTGCCGATGCGATCGGCGCGGTCACCGTGTGCCAGTTCGGCAAAGCGCCGTTCGGCCGCTTCATCGAAGACCGGCCGCAGCTGCTCAGGCGGATCAACGAGCTGGCCGTTCGCGAGTTGAGCCAGGCGCGCGACCATATGGTCCTGCTCGGCCGCCGCTCCGCCGACGAGAAAGTCGCAGCCTTTCTGCTCGGCTGGCGTGGACGGCTGGTCGCGCACAATGGGCTGTCCGATACGGTCCCGCTTCCGATGAGCCGTCAGGACATCGCCGACTATCTCGGCCTGACCATCGAAACCGTCAGTCGCACCTTCACCAAGCTGGAGCGTCACGGCGTGATCGAGATCATTCACGGCGGCATCAGCCTGCTCGATCCTGCGCGCGCCGAAGCGCTGGCCGCAGCCTGACGGTCCGTCCGCGGCGCCCTGATCCTTTTTTGATCTCAATCAATGACGCCGGCCGGCCGCGGCAAATAATGGCGCAACCATCAGGGAGGAGCATGATGCCCGCTGACGCATTGTTGATGTCCATTGTCGTCGTCGCGATCTTCGTCGCATTCGCCGCAGCTCTGGCTTGGGCGGACCGGCAAACCAGCGCCGGCCGGCTCGATCCGGATTCCAAGCGCTGAAGCGCCTGAAGTCTTCGTCCGCTCAGACGAGCCAGCGGCCGACGCTCGTCCGGCTGGCTTAGGCCAGCGTCTCAACGCAATCGCGCGTTGCGCGGCCTGCAACTCTGCATCAATTAAAACGCATCGACGCATCCTTCGGATGTGGACTTCCGGCATGACCGCGGCTTTTTCGCGGCATTTGCCTCAAACCGCGCGCGTGCTTTCCGGTTGAAAAGCCTGATAACGTTGACTACGCAGGAACCTCAGTGCCTCGTAGTCTTAGGAGCCCCGCGGCGTGCCTCAGGACAAGACCGGCGACCCCCGACAGTCGGCGGGCAACAAACTATCGGTCCTGCGCAAGCACCCGATCTTCGCGGATCTGGAGCCGGAGGCTCTCGATCAACTCTGCCGCTACGCCAAGCACACCACCGTGAAGCGCGGAGCGACGATCGCCGCCAAGGGCGATCCAGGCAACAATCTGTTCGCGGTGATCTCGGGGACCGTGAAGATCTCCTCCTCGTCGCCAGATGGGCGGAACGCCATTCTCAATCTGATCGGTCCCGGGGAAATCTTCGGCGAGATCGCGGTGCTCGACGGCGCGCCCAGGTCCGCCGACGCCACCGCCAACACCAATTGCGAGCTCTATATCATCGACCGCCGGGACTTCCTGCCGTTCGTGAAAAGCCAGCCGGCTCTGGCGATGAAGTTCATCGAGCTGCTCTGTGCGCGGCTGCGCTGGACCAGCCAGCAGGTCGAGCAGGTCATTCTCCAGAACCTGCCGGGGCGGCTCGCCAGCGCGCTGCTCGGTCTCACGGAGGAGCGCAAGTTCGACTCCGGCAGCGGCACACTGGCCATCACGCAGCAGGAGATCAGCGAGATGGTGGGAATGACGCGCGAGAGCATCAACAAGCAATTGCGCGCATGGGCCGGCCGCAACTGGGTTCGCCTCGAGCACGGCGCCATCGTCGTGCTGGATACGGATGCGCTGCGCGAACTCGCCGAGAGCGGCCTCAACGGCGAGTGATGCCTCAGGCCTGATCGTCGATAATGGCGACCGCGCGGGTCCAGCCCGCGGAGGCGCGTTCGATCTTCACCGGGAAGCATGAGACCGTGAACCCGGTCGAGGGCAGTTGATCGAGATTGTGCAGCTTCTCGAGATGGCAATAGCCGATGTGCCGTCCGGCCTTGTGGCCTTCCCAGATCAGGCCGGCATCCTTTGTCTCGGCGTATTTCCTCGCGGTGTAGACGAACGGCGCGTCCCAGCTCCAGCCGTCGGTGCCGGTCAGGCGAACGCCGCGTTCGAGCAGGTACATGGTGGCCGCATAACCCATGCCGCAGCCGGAATTGACGTATTCGGCTTGGCCGAATTTGGCCCCGGCGCTGGTGTTGACGACGACGATCTCCAGCGGCGACAGCGTGTGTCCGATGCGCTTCAGTTCGTTCTCGACGTCGTCGGCGCTCGCCACATAGCCGTCAGGCAGATGCCGGAAGTCGAGCTTCACGCCGGGCTGAAAGCACCATTCCAGCGGGACTTCGTCGATGGTCCATGACCGCTCGCCGCGGTTCATGGTCGGATGGAAATGCCAGGGCGCATCGAGATGCGTGCCGTTATGGGTCGAAAGCGAGACCTGTTCGACGGCCCAGCCCTGTCCGTCCGGCAGATCCTGCGCCTCGAGACCATCGAAGAACTGCAGCATCCGGGGCAGGCCTTGCTGGTGATCGATATACTGGATCGTCGGATGGTTGCCCGGCGGATCGGCCGTCACGTCGTTTCGCAGCGGCACCGAGATATCGATCAGCTTCCGCGGCATGGGCATTCCCTCAACATGGTCCGCTGTTTCGAATATCTTGAGGGGCCCCTGTTGCCGGCGTCAAGTCACGTGGCGGCGACGATGGACACCAGCCGTACCCGCCATAAAGCGAATTGCGTCAGAAATTGATCGATGCAACTCTTGCATTGATCGATGCTGGAATTGGGTTGGACAGAGAATGCCGTCCGCCCTAGGGACGACTTGGTGCTTGACTTCACGCCTGAAGTGGAGCGACCCAAGGCGGCCCGCAGCCTGCCCGACAACGAAATAATCAACCCCGGAGGAAGCCCAGATGAAGACACTCACCGGTATCATCACAGCCGTTGCGCTGGCGCTCTCGGCGCCTTTGGCGACCGCACGCGATTTCCGCTCGGCCGACGTCCATCCGGCAGACTATCCGACCGTCGAGGCCGTCAAGTTCATGGGCAAGCAGCTCGCGGCGGCGAGCGGCGGCAAGCTCGGCGTCAAGGTGTTTCCGAACGGTGCCCTGGGCTCCGAAAAGGACACCATCGAGCAACTCAAGATCGGCGCGCTCGATATGATGCGGATCAACGCCTCGCCGCTGAACAATTTCGTGCCCGAGACCATCGCGCTGTGCCTGCCCTTCGTGTTCCGCGACACGCAGCACATGCGCACCGTCCTCGACGGGCCGATCGGCGACGAGATCCTGGCGGCGATGGCGCCCGCCGGCCTGGTCGGCCTTGCCTATTACGACAGCGGCGCCCGCTCCATCTACACCGTCAAGGCACCGGTCAAGTCCCTCGCCGACCTCAAGGGTCTGAAGATCCGCGTCCAGCAATCCGACCTGTGGGTCGGCATGATCCAGAGCCTCGGTGCCAATCCGACGCCGATGCCATATGGCGAAGTCTATACCGCGCTCAAGACCGGGCTTGTCGACGCTGCCGAGAATAACTGGCCCTCCTATGAGTCCTCGCGCCACTTCGAGGCCGCCAAGTTCTACAACATCACCGAGCACTCCCTGGCGCCCGAAGTTCTCGTGATGTCGAAGAAGGTCTGGGACACGCTGAGCAAGGAAGACCAGGCGATGGTCCGCAAGGCAGCCAAGGAATCGGTGCCCGTCATGCGCAAGCTCTGGGACGAGCGTGAGCAGGCCTCGCGCAAGACGGTCGAGGCGGCTGGCGTCCAGGTCGTGACAATCGCCAACAAGCAGGAGTTCGTCGATGCGATGAAGCCGGTGTACCAGAAGTTCGCCGGCGACGAGAAGCTGCAGGGCCTCGTCAAGCGCATCCAGGACTCGAAGTAAGCACAACGGCGTCGGGTCCGGAGTCGCCGACCCGCGACACCGGACCCAGGCGGGGAGGCGCGGGATGACAGACCCACACGTCGCAGATCATGAGCATGAGGCGGTCGGACGACCGTCCACCGGCTTGCTGTCACGGATCAACGCTCCAATTGCTCGCATCGGCATGTATCTGTCCGTGGCCGGCCTGCTCGTCATCGTCACCATCGTGTTCTATCAGGTGTTCGGGCGCTACGTTCTCAATTCCAGCCCGACCTGGACGGAGAACCTTGCACTGGTTCTGATCCTCTATGTCACGCTGATCGGGGCCGCGGTCGGCGTGCGCGATGCCGGACACATCGGCATGGATAGTCTGCTGGTCATGCTTCCGGATCATATGCGGGAGAAGATCGAGCTCGTGATCCACGTCCTGGTGGCCGTGTTCGGCATTGCGATGGCCTATAACGGCTGGATCCTCGGGTCTTCGGTCGGC
The nucleotide sequence above comes from Bradyrhizobium sp. NDS-1. Encoded proteins:
- the rfbF gene encoding glucose-1-phosphate cytidylyltransferase, yielding MKVVILAGGLGTRIAEETSTRPKPMVEIGGRPILWHIMKIYSHYGFHDFVICLGYKGFMIKEYFANYFLHMSDVTFHIAENRMEVHRETAEPWRVTLVDTGEDTQTGGRLKRVLSYVADEPFFALTYGDGVADIDLAAEIAFHKAHGRRATVSVVRPAKRFGAIAIEGDRVVNFEEKPNDDGGWINGGFFLLSPSVGELIADDNTIWEREPMEQLVRGDDLRAYVHPGFWHPMDSLRDRNFLEGEWASNRAKWRIW
- a CDS encoding GNAT family N-acetyltransferase, translated to MTDPAFWRGKKVFLTGHTGFKGAWASLLLRRLGADVYGYALPPTHQSALFITARIADDIRHRVADIRDLPTLRAAMAEAEPDIVIHMAAQALVRPSYEEPVETFATNVMGTVHVLEAARHLRSVQVILNVTSDKCYENNGTGAAFGEGDRLGGDDPYSNSKACAEPGSLAFMSTYRLNHLLAPRSVALVGASARPASVGRAVLENIHKAEFKGRFGLVNPRHAEIGGVAAVKSLDRLDFVPELVVITAPAREIPAIIDQAGRRGSAGALIVSAGLGHGPGSLYEAAITAARKYGMRLIGPNCLGIMMPGVSLNASFAAHMPGAGSLALISQSGAIAAGMVDWAAQRGVGFSGIVSIGDQIDVDLADLLDYFAMDHKTRAILLYIESIKDARKFMSAARAAARVKPVVVVKSGRMAQGAKAAATHTGALAGADAVYDAAFRRAGVVRVSDLRELFDCAETLGRVESPAGKRLAILTNGGGIGVLAVDRLVELGGIPATISAEARKTLDAVLPPTWSGANPVDIVGDADASRYAAALEVLLADRDNDAVLVLNVQTAIASAADIATTVTNLVGKYREEHRRWAKPVLAAWVGADQHIIQALSGAGMPNYPTEDDAVRGFMHLVRHREVVEELSQVPPAMPDTFVPDAREARQIVIAAIADGREWLEPVEIKNLLEAYDIAMVPTYAAADVEQAVSYAKEIFAQGGTVVLKIMSRDIIHKSDVGGVVLNLTTPEAVRAATSDILARARKLRPEARIGGVIVQAMVVKAKARELILGLADDPTFGTVVVFGRGGTAVEIINDKALALPPLDLQLARDLIDRTRVSRLLPAYRDVPAVKPDAVAMVLVKLAQMAADIPEIREFDINPLLADETGVTAVDARVAVGPPQRKFVGSGPANFAVRAYPSQWERRLKVKDDWRIFVRPLRPEDEPTIHEFLRHVTAHDLRLRFFAPMKEFTHEFIARLTQLDYARAMAFIAFDEATGEMVGVVRLHSDSIYESGEYAILLRSDLKGRGLGWALMQLIIDYAKSEGLKVISGDVLKENIVMLEMCRDLGFEVKPDPAEPDICDVKLKL
- a CDS encoding phage holin family protein, whose protein sequence is MNTENVVKHLRALWRTDRIIADIRLRHLLIGLGLRAFAALIAAFGLLMLELSAYFALVQIWSAIAAAAILGAVNFAIAAVLFAIAGRAPSGRDLELASEIHDTSIEALQLEARALQAQVSGAVHHPLSTIVPVLVPLIAIIVKNLRTTARKSAATSTEAGS
- a CDS encoding ABC transporter permease, which gives rise to MNHEPLLLATPSGDVLNLRPEGPWTAANVVTLETLSRSVGPDVDRSRVVTMDMSGVSALDTLGAWVLEKLSRRASSSGRSTEFVGVADHFSGLMDEVRQVNRNAPAPTAAPNPVLARLGDFGKSTVGAREDVTIFLQMLGALFMAVIGVLRRPRSLRLTSLVYQLYRIGWQAIPIVALITFLIGAIIAQQGFFHFRRFGAESYTVDMVGILVLRELGVLIVAIMVAGRSGSAYTAELGSMKMREEIDALSTMGLDPVEVLILPRVLALIIALPILTFIGSIAALYGGGLVAQFYGDMGPAIYIARLHEAITVTHFEVGILKAPFMALVIGIVACSEGLRVKGSAESLGRQTTTSVVKSIFLVIVLDGLFAIFFASIGM
- a CDS encoding ABC transporter ATP-binding protein — encoded protein: MDASQDQFAIRVRDLVVGFGRQIVLDHLSLDVRRGEILGLVGASGGGKSVLMRTIIGLIPRQGGAIEVMGQPTGGHGRGAATTWGILFQQGALFSSLTVRQNVQFPLRENLVLSQELMDEIAIAKLEMVGLRAQDADKYPAELSGGMTKRVALARALALDPPILFLDEPTSGLDPIAAGDFDALIKTLQKTLGLTVFMVTHDLASLTTVCDRVAALADGKIVAIGPMRELLQSEHPWVRAYFHGKRSQMLQHEMR
- a CDS encoding ABC-type transport auxiliary lipoprotein family protein, with the protein product METRAPYVLIGSFVLAAILAVFGFVYWLNNTGGIGPRTNYHVQFQGPVPGLLVGAGVLFNGIRVGEVTQLGLAPDNPRFVNATISVATATPVRSDTKVGLEFQGLTGVPVVTLEGGVIMAKSGEPLTLIAEAGAGQSMTQAARDALRRVDTVLEDNSGPLKDTIANLKTFSDGLARNTGKIDGILAGLEKMTGGGTPAQKVTYDLHSPQNLGPAGKTLMASLAIPEPSAVAMLQTQRMLFAPAGDRPGFADFLWSDSIPKLFQARLIDSFENYDIAHAPLRTSDLGQADYQLLIDIRRFRIATEGEPRVEIGVSARIVDKNGKVVASRLVETSEKLDKVEPAASVAAFDAAFARIAKELIGWTVQAV